One genomic region from Eptesicus fuscus isolate TK198812 chromosome 4, DD_ASM_mEF_20220401, whole genome shotgun sequence encodes:
- the LOC103304693 gene encoding mastin-like, whose translation MLWLLVLTLPCLGGSVPVTSGTELVGIVGGHDASNGAWPWQVGLWFWNQTTNQWGLICGGSLIHPQWVLTAAHCILEGNPVPQHFKVQLGRVIPSFNDSVQVARIIRHPEYRFEKGPVGGADVALLKLEASVRPSNLVRWISLAPKSSSFPPGTRCWVTGWGNIGTEEPLPPPYNLQEVEVPIVADEICRQQYLKMDFVVTEDMLCAGSRGRDSCEGDSGGPLVCKWKNIWVQVGVVSWGEKCGLPNFPGVNARVTSFLPWIHGHIHSSH comes from the exons aTGCTGTGGCTGCTGGTCCTGACTCTCCCCTGTCTGGGGGGCTCTGTACCTGTGACCTCAG GGACTGAGCTGGTGGGCATCGTCGGGGGGCATGATGCTTCCAATGGGGCGTGGCCGTGGCAGGTGGGCCTGTGGTTCTGGAATCAAACAACGAACCAGTGGGGTCTCATTTGCGGGGGCTCCCTCATCCACCCCCAGTGGGTGCTGACCGCTGCCCACTGCATTCTAGA GGGAAACCCCGTGCCTCAGCACTTCAAGGTCCAACTAGGACGAGTGATACCCTCATTCAATGATAGTGTGCAGGTGGCTAGGATCATCCGCCACCCGGAGTACAGGTTTGAAAAGGGACCAGTCGGTGGGGCGGACGTGGCACTTCTCAAACTGGAAGCCTCCGTGCGACCATCTAACCTCGTCAGGTGGATCAGCCTCGCGCCAAAGTCCTCCTCATTCCCCCCAGGCACCCGGTGCTGGGTGACTGGCTGGGGCAACATTGGTACTGAAG AGCCGCTGCCGCCGCCCTACAATCTGCAGGAGGTGGAGGTCCCCATCGTGGCGGATGAGATCTGTAGGCAGCAATACCTCAAGATGGACTTTGTTGTCACGGAGGACATGCTGTGTGCGGGGAGCCGGGGCCGGGACTCCTGTGAG GGTGACTCTGGGGGCCCCCTGGTCTGTAAATGGAAGAACATCTGGGTCCAGGTAGGGGTGGTGAGTTGGGGGGAAAAGTGCGGTCTCCCCAACTTTCCTGGAGTCAATGCCCGAGTGACATCCTTCTTGCCTTGGATCCACGGTCACATTCACTCCTCTCATTGa
- the LOC129148669 gene encoding mastin-like, with the protein MTPRAVQPALRNVPEMELQLVSGYMELLVSGAREQAVPPPWASSGVLRPPPQHTRQKVVGAMLWLLVLILPCLGGSVPVTSDPGPGTELVGIVGGHDASNGAWPWQVGLWVFNPTKNQWIFFCGGSLIHPQWVLTAAHCIPGRNPVPQHFKVQLGRVRPSFIGSVRVARIIRHPKYRLEKGPVGGADVALLKLEASVRPSNLIRWISLPPASPAVPPGTRCWVTGWGNIAYKEPLPPPHNLQEVQVPIVANNICRQQYLKIDLVITDDMLCAGSPGRASCHGDSGGPLVCKWRNTWVQVGVVSWGEKCGLPNFPGVYARVTSFLAWIRHHIHSSH; encoded by the exons ATGACACCGCGGGCCGTGCAGCCGGCACTGAGGAATGTCCCTGAGATGGAGTTACAGCTGGTGTCTGGGTACATGGAGCTCCTGGTGTCTGGGGCCAGGGAGCAAGCCGTGCCGCCACCTTG GGCCTCCTCGGGGGTCCTGCGGCCGCCTCCTCAGCACACGAGGCAGAAGGTGGTGGGCGCT aTGCTGTGGCTGCTGGTCCTGATTCTCCCCTGTCTGGGGGGCTCTGTACCTGTGACCTCAG ATCCCGGCCCGGGAACTgagctggtgggcatcgtggggGGGCATGATGCTTCCAATGGGGCGTGGCCGTGGCAGGTGGGCCTGTGGGTCTTTAATCCAACAAAGAACCAGTGGATTTTCTTTTGTGGGGGCTCCCTCATCCACCCCCAGTGGGTGCTGACCGCTGCCCACTGCATTCCAGG GAGAAACCCCGTGCCTCAGCACTTCAAGGTCCAACTAGGACGAGTGAGACCCTCATTCATTGGCAGTGTGCGGGTGGCTAGGATCATCCGCCACCCCAAGTACAGGCTTGAAAAGGGACCAGTCGGTGGGGCGGACGTGGCACTTCTCAAACTGGAGGCCTCTGTGCGACCATCTAACCTCATCAGGTGGATCAGCCTCCCGCCAGCCTCCCCCGCAGTCCCCCCAGGCACCCGGTGCTGGGTGACTGGCTGGGGCAACATTGCTTATAAAG AGCCGCTGCCACCGCCCCACAATCTGCAGGAGGTGCAGGTCCCCATCGTGGCAAATAACATCTGTAGGCAGCAATACCTCAAGATCGACTTGGTTATCACGGACGACATGCTGTGTGCGGGGAGTCCAGGCCGGGCCTCCTGCCAT GGTGACTCTGGGGGCCCCCTGGTCTGTAAATGGAGGAACACCTGGGTCCAGGTAGGGGTGGTGAGTTGGGGAGAAAAGTGCGGTCTCCCCAACTTTCCTGGAGTCTATGCCCGAGTGACATCCTTCTTGGCTTGGATCCGCCATCATATTCACTCCTCTCATTGa